A part of Melittangium boletus DSM 14713 genomic DNA contains:
- the rpsO gene encoding 30S ribosomal protein S15, which translates to MSALHQDRKAEVVAKYRTHESDTGSPEVQVALLSERITMLTEHFKTHKKDHHSRRGLLKLVGQRRRLLDYLKSKDANRYKKLIEGLGIRK; encoded by the coding sequence ATGTCGGCACTGCATCAGGACCGTAAGGCGGAAGTCGTCGCGAAGTACCGCACCCACGAGAGCGACACGGGCTCTCCCGAGGTGCAGGTGGCGCTGCTGTCCGAGCGCATCACCATGCTCACCGAGCACTTCAAGACGCACAAGAAGGACCACCACTCCCGCCGCGGTCTGCTCAAGCTGGTCGGTCAGCGCCGCCGCCTGCTCGACTACCTGAAGAGCAAGGACGCCAACCGCTACAAGAAGCTCATCGAGGGCCTCGGCATCCGC
- the truB gene encoding tRNA pseudouridine(55) synthase TruB, which translates to MDGVLVIDKPKGPTSFDVVRQVRGLLRVKKVGHTGTLDPMATGVLPLCLGEATKVAGFITEGDKAYDAVVRLGAETDTQDAEGQVVAEAPVPPLNTALLEDVLGRFRGTFEQVPPMYSAVKVGGKRLYELARAGEEVERASRQVTVYELALRDFNATQLHLSVRCSKGFFVRTLAYDIGRALGCGAHLEALRRTTSGPFSLAQALPLADLPALLQAGSLAKRLVPVAEALVDLPAVRVSAADAERVSHGVPVEAPSLPGRVRVVGPSEAVLAVAEVVRGRLRYLRVLV; encoded by the coding sequence ATGGACGGCGTCCTGGTCATCGACAAGCCCAAGGGGCCCACCTCGTTCGACGTGGTGCGGCAGGTCCGGGGTCTGCTTCGTGTGAAGAAGGTGGGTCACACCGGCACATTGGACCCCATGGCCACGGGGGTGCTTCCCCTGTGCCTGGGCGAGGCGACCAAGGTGGCCGGCTTCATCACCGAGGGAGACAAGGCCTACGACGCCGTGGTGCGTCTGGGCGCGGAGACCGACACCCAGGACGCCGAGGGACAGGTGGTGGCCGAGGCGCCCGTGCCGCCCCTCAACACCGCGCTGCTCGAGGACGTCCTCGGGCGCTTCCGGGGCACGTTCGAGCAGGTGCCGCCCATGTATTCGGCGGTGAAGGTGGGCGGCAAGCGCCTCTATGAACTGGCGCGGGCGGGCGAGGAAGTGGAGCGGGCGAGCCGTCAGGTGACCGTCTACGAGCTGGCCCTGCGCGACTTCAACGCCACCCAGCTCCACCTGTCCGTGCGCTGCTCCAAGGGCTTCTTCGTCCGCACGCTCGCCTACGACATCGGCCGGGCGCTCGGTTGTGGGGCCCACCTGGAGGCGCTGCGGCGCACCACGAGTGGCCCGTTCTCCCTGGCTCAGGCGCTGCCCCTGGCGGACCTGCCCGCGCTTCTCCAGGCGGGCTCCCTGGCCAAACGGCTGGTGCCCGTCGCCGAGGCCCTGGTGGACCTGCCCGCGGTGCGCGTGAGCGCGGCGGACGCGGAGCGGGTGTCCCATGGCGTTCCCGTGGAGGCGCCCTCCCTCCCGGGTCGTGTTCGGGTGGTGGGCCCTTCGGAAGCCGTGCTCGCGGTGGCCGAAGTGGTTCGGGGCCGCCTGCGCTACCTCCGCGTGCTGGTCTAG
- the rbfA gene encoding 30S ribosome-binding factor RbfA: MSTSNRPERVGQEIQAALGRMLTRGELKDPRIGYITITGVKVSPDLKTARVYYSMMGTEQERKDTHKGLEAAKGFIRKEITEAVNMRVSPEVFFTFDESLERGDRIERLLREVKDKEGW; this comes from the coding sequence ATGAGCACCAGCAACCGGCCAGAGCGTGTGGGCCAGGAGATCCAGGCGGCCCTCGGGCGGATGCTCACCCGGGGCGAGCTGAAGGATCCCCGCATCGGTTACATCACCATCACCGGCGTGAAGGTGTCGCCGGACCTGAAGACGGCGCGCGTCTACTACTCGATGATGGGCACCGAGCAGGAGCGCAAGGACACCCACAAGGGTCTCGAGGCCGCCAAGGGTTTCATCCGCAAGGAGATCACCGAGGCGGTGAACATGCGGGTGTCTCCCGAGGTATTCTTCACCTTCGACGAGTCGCTGGAGCGAGGCGACCGCATCGAGCGGCTGTTGCGCGAGGTGAAGGACAAGGAAGGCTGGTAG
- a CDS encoding DUF503 domain-containing protein — MFVCVARLILQIPESGSLKAKRQVLRRVTERVKARFNVAVAEVDDQDLWQKATLALAVVGNDRRHVDEQMEKIIHFVEEMYVAPLVSRQTEIMGFGDTLYTAGRPSAAARGEEEDSEADAFDEDAEEAGPEADLEELIAGMGRGDRSMAEAEGSVDWARRHEGRESGRQVGSPERGGLSPLDEARARARALRNPRDWEKK; from the coding sequence ATGTTTGTCTGTGTCGCGCGTCTGATCCTCCAGATTCCGGAGAGCGGTTCCCTCAAGGCCAAGCGGCAGGTGCTCCGCCGGGTCACGGAGCGGGTGAAGGCCCGCTTCAACGTGGCGGTGGCGGAGGTGGATGATCAGGATCTCTGGCAGAAGGCCACCCTCGCGCTCGCGGTGGTGGGCAATGACCGGCGCCACGTCGACGAGCAGATGGAGAAGATCATCCACTTCGTGGAGGAGATGTACGTGGCCCCCCTCGTCTCCCGTCAGACGGAGATCATGGGCTTCGGGGACACGCTCTACACCGCTGGGCGGCCCTCCGCGGCCGCTCGGGGCGAAGAGGAGGACTCCGAGGCGGACGCGTTCGACGAGGACGCCGAGGAGGCGGGTCCGGAGGCGGACCTGGAGGAACTCATCGCCGGAATGGGCCGTGGCGACCGCTCCATGGCCGAGGCCGAGGGCTCGGTGGACTGGGCGCGTCGGCACGAGGGGCGGGAAAGCGGGCGTCAGGTCGGGAGCCCGGAGCGAGGCGGCTTGTCGCCGCTGGACGAGGCCCGGGCGCGTGCCCGGGCCCTGCGCAATCCACGAGATTGGGAGAAGAAATGA
- the infB gene encoding translation initiation factor IF-2, with protein sequence MSKKRVHEIAKELKDHGVELDNKEVVTELVALGYDVKSHSSSLEDDQATAAVQRILDKRKPKQAAPPVAAKGFVVRRKAPTAPSAEQPGEEAQAAEAPRESAETFVPEPAVEAPVAEAPRAEAAPIPAPEAPAAVTAPPAAPPEAPAAVTAPPSAPVEAPRAEAPPPAPVVEAPRAEAAPSAVVAPPAPQPPAPVAETPRPVEPPRPTATQAVVVRPPPSFHKESPSLPNRPPSAVPPSVRTPSQHPSSSGPRSPSAGGPGMSGSSRPGGPGQGGRPGGPGQGGRPGGPGQGGRPGGPGQGGRPGGPSQYQRGAPSQYQRSAPPSSGPVRPSSPGTPSAGAQASATPGAAPQATHMVGGVPHQQVAQDPRALRPTATQAVVISRPLIQVRRVTPTTGAGRQYPMAPGKSAIGEKREYKVVPDHLGRGRELVDVSKNKEKERAGRGNKRGSATEGPSKQEMTDLAWGRVTIPVRGKKKKPTKKGAKTQITQMAEEKKVIKIQEGISVSDLGQRMGVRTNELIKKLMGLGKMATANQIIDSETTELLATDYGWRVEKAGFEVEDFLPEVEVRPEDERPRPPVVTVMGHVDHGKTSLLDAIRAANVASGEAGGITQHIGAYSVKTSRGDITFLDTPGHEAFTAMRARGANVTDIVVLVVAADDGVMPQTIESIKQAKAADVPIVVAINKMDVPGANPDRVKKDLANHELTPEEWGGETIMVPVSAKQKMGIDLLLENLALQAEVLELTSNPSRPAVGAIIEAKLEKGRGPVATVLVQEGTLKVGDAIVTGTHFGRVRAMNNSRGEAVKEVLPGYSAEVIGLSGVPTAGETLNAVEDEKAAKEIATHRAMKGREAELGKASNRETLEQLFAKTKAGGGPKELRLVIKADVQGSAEAVKEAVQKLSTHKVRVEIIHAGVGAMTEGDVMRAAASKGIVLGFNVKPESGTEAAAKAQEVTLETYSIIYELIDGVRKSMEDLLEPIRTERKLGRAEVRNTFNVPKLGTIAGAAVLDGVMKRGAFVRLLRDSKQMFSGKMASLRRFKDDVKEVAQGFECGIGIENYSDLKPGDIIEAYEIEETRPSLS encoded by the coding sequence ATGTCGAAGAAGCGCGTTCACGAGATTGCCAAGGAGCTCAAGGACCACGGGGTCGAGCTCGACAACAAAGAGGTCGTGACCGAGCTCGTCGCGCTCGGCTACGACGTCAAGAGCCACTCGTCCTCGCTCGAGGACGATCAGGCCACTGCCGCGGTGCAGCGGATCCTGGACAAGCGCAAGCCCAAGCAGGCCGCGCCCCCAGTCGCCGCGAAGGGCTTCGTGGTGCGCCGCAAGGCCCCGACGGCGCCGTCCGCCGAGCAGCCGGGAGAGGAGGCCCAGGCGGCCGAGGCTCCTCGGGAGAGCGCGGAGACGTTCGTGCCCGAGCCCGCCGTCGAGGCTCCGGTCGCCGAGGCGCCGCGCGCCGAGGCCGCCCCGATCCCCGCGCCGGAGGCACCCGCCGCCGTGACCGCTCCGCCCGCCGCGCCTCCGGAGGCGCCAGCGGCCGTGACCGCTCCGCCCTCCGCTCCCGTGGAGGCGCCTCGTGCCGAGGCTCCGCCGCCCGCCCCCGTCGTGGAGGCGCCTCGTGCCGAGGCCGCGCCGAGTGCCGTGGTGGCGCCTCCCGCGCCCCAGCCGCCCGCCCCCGTCGCCGAGACCCCTCGGCCCGTGGAGCCTCCGCGCCCCACCGCTACCCAGGCGGTCGTCGTTCGTCCGCCTCCCTCGTTCCACAAGGAGTCACCAAGCTTGCCAAATCGCCCGCCTTCGGCGGTCCCCCCTTCTGTCCGGACCCCCTCGCAGCATCCCTCGTCCAGCGGTCCGCGTTCACCCTCCGCGGGTGGACCCGGCATGTCGGGTTCGAGCCGCCCCGGCGGTCCCGGACAGGGAGGCCGCCCCGGCGGTCCCGGACAGGGAGGCCGCCCCGGCGGTCCCGGACAGGGAGGCCGCCCCGGCGGTCCCGGACAGGGAGGCCGCCCCGGCGGTCCGAGTCAGTACCAGCGGGGAGCGCCGAGCCAGTACCAGCGCAGCGCTCCGCCCTCGTCGGGTCCGGTGCGTCCGTCCTCTCCGGGCACTCCCTCGGCCGGTGCCCAGGCGAGCGCCACTCCGGGCGCCGCTCCCCAGGCGACGCACATGGTGGGCGGCGTTCCCCATCAGCAGGTCGCGCAGGATCCCCGCGCGCTGCGCCCCACGGCCACCCAGGCCGTCGTCATCTCGCGCCCGCTCATCCAGGTGCGCCGCGTCACGCCCACCACGGGCGCGGGCCGGCAGTACCCCATGGCGCCGGGCAAGAGCGCCATCGGTGAGAAGCGCGAGTACAAGGTCGTCCCGGATCACCTCGGCCGTGGCCGTGAGCTCGTCGACGTCTCCAAGAACAAGGAGAAGGAGCGGGCAGGTCGTGGCAACAAGCGGGGCTCCGCCACCGAGGGTCCTTCCAAGCAGGAGATGACGGATCTGGCCTGGGGCCGGGTCACCATCCCCGTGCGCGGCAAGAAGAAGAAGCCGACGAAGAAGGGCGCCAAGACGCAGATCACCCAGATGGCCGAGGAGAAGAAGGTCATCAAGATCCAGGAGGGCATCTCCGTCTCCGACCTGGGCCAGCGCATGGGTGTGCGCACCAACGAGCTCATCAAGAAGCTCATGGGCCTGGGCAAGATGGCCACGGCCAACCAGATCATCGACTCGGAGACCACCGAGCTGCTCGCCACCGACTACGGCTGGCGCGTGGAGAAGGCCGGCTTCGAGGTCGAGGACTTCCTGCCCGAGGTGGAGGTGCGTCCCGAGGACGAGCGTCCGCGTCCGCCGGTCGTCACCGTCATGGGCCACGTCGACCACGGCAAGACGAGCCTGCTCGATGCCATCCGCGCCGCCAACGTGGCGTCCGGCGAGGCCGGTGGCATCACCCAGCACATCGGCGCCTACTCGGTGAAGACGTCGCGCGGCGACATCACCTTCCTCGACACGCCGGGCCACGAGGCGTTCACCGCCATGCGCGCCCGCGGCGCCAACGTGACGGACATCGTGGTGCTGGTGGTGGCCGCCGATGACGGCGTGATGCCCCAGACGATCGAGTCCATCAAGCAGGCCAAGGCCGCGGATGTGCCCATCGTCGTCGCCATCAACAAGATGGACGTGCCGGGCGCCAACCCGGATCGCGTGAAGAAGGACCTGGCCAACCACGAGCTGACCCCGGAAGAGTGGGGCGGCGAGACCATCATGGTCCCCGTGTCGGCCAAGCAGAAGATGGGCATCGACCTGCTGCTGGAGAACCTCGCGCTGCAGGCCGAGGTGCTCGAGCTCACGAGCAACCCGTCCCGTCCGGCCGTGGGCGCCATCATCGAGGCCAAGCTGGAGAAGGGCCGCGGTCCCGTGGCCACCGTGCTGGTGCAGGAGGGCACGCTCAAGGTGGGCGACGCCATCGTCACCGGCACCCACTTCGGCCGCGTGCGCGCCATGAACAACAGCCGGGGCGAGGCCGTGAAGGAAGTGCTCCCGGGCTACTCCGCCGAGGTCATCGGCCTGTCCGGTGTGCCCACCGCGGGCGAGACGCTCAACGCCGTGGAGGACGAGAAGGCCGCCAAGGAGATCGCCACCCACCGCGCCATGAAGGGCCGTGAGGCGGAGCTCGGCAAGGCCAGCAACCGCGAGACCCTCGAGCAGCTCTTCGCCAAGACGAAGGCGGGCGGTGGTCCCAAGGAGCTGCGGCTCGTCATCAAGGCGGACGTGCAGGGCTCGGCCGAGGCCGTCAAGGAGGCCGTCCAGAAGCTGTCCACCCACAAGGTGCGCGTGGAGATCATCCACGCGGGCGTGGGCGCCATGACCGAGGGCGACGTGATGCGCGCGGCCGCCTCCAAGGGCATCGTGCTCGGCTTCAACGTGAAGCCCGAGTCCGGCACCGAGGCCGCGGCCAAGGCCCAGGAGGTGACGCTGGAGACCTACAGCATCATCTACGAGCTCATCGATGGTGTGCGGAAGTCCATGGAAGACCTCCTGGAGCCCATCCGCACCGAGCGCAAGCTGGGCCGTGCGGAGGTGCGCAACACCTTCAACGTGCCGAAGCTGGGCACCATCGCCGGTGCGGCGGTGCTCGATGGCGTCATGAAGCGCGGCGCCTTCGTCCGCCTGCTGCGCGACAGCAAGCAGATGTTCTCGGGGAAGATGGCCTCGCTGCGCCGGTTCAAGGACGACGTGAAGGAAGTCGCCCAGGGCTTCGAGTGCGGTATCGGCATCGAGAACTACAGCGATCTCAAGCCGGGCGACATCATCGAGGCCTACGAGATCGAGGAGACGCGGCCCAGCCTGAGCTAG
- a CDS encoding YlxR family protein produces the protein MVEGMRLNARSSTNRRDAGPVDAGPVRSCIGCGARRIQQELTRLGVGPEGVVVDWRRRLPGRGAYLCGVGCLAAAVKRKAFGRAFRGKTGSVDPLLLGQALESGPGSSGAAGGRGC, from the coding sequence ATGGTCGAGGGGATGCGCCTGAACGCCCGCTCCAGTACTAATAGACGGGATGCGGGGCCGGTGGATGCGGGGCCGGTGCGAAGCTGCATCGGATGTGGTGCGAGGCGCATCCAACAGGAGCTCACCCGCTTGGGGGTGGGTCCCGAGGGGGTGGTGGTGGACTGGCGGAGGAGGCTGCCCGGTCGGGGAGCCTACCTCTGTGGAGTCGGTTGCCTGGCGGCGGCGGTGAAGCGGAAGGCCTTTGGCAGGGCCTTCCGGGGAAAAACGGGGTCGGTTGACCCGTTGCTCCTGGGTCAGGCGTTGGAATCGGGCCCGGGCTCGAGTGGAGCAGCCGGGGGACGTGGGTGTTAG
- the nusA gene encoding transcription termination factor NusA, translated as MPTPANPNINLNLVLDQVAKDKGIDRSVLISTLEDAMTTAAKKHFGQERSLEAKYDADKGVVELFQAITVVEAITDPIQAVNQIPLDEAHKKGMEVEPGDELVFQIFYRDEDAEEAKAQDNQYGDILRLKTFRRGFGRIAAQTAKQVILQRTRDAERENVFNEYKDRRNEIVTGIARRFERGNIIVDLGRAEAVLPVREQVPRETYRAGDRVQAYVLDVLRESKGPQIVLSRASVNLLTKLFEMEVPEIAEGIVVIEAAAREPGGRAKIAVSSRDSDVDPVGACVGMKGSRVQAVVQELRGEKIDIVPFDEDPARFVCSALAPAEVSRVIIDEANHAMELIVPDDQLSLAIGRRGQNVRLAAQLTGWKLDINSESRVREMREFANRSLGALPGVNEMLVETLYAHGFRQAKDIAEANPEVLSQIPGVDPSRVPAMQEEARKQMGLDATELSRMEREREQARQAEARRHPDELSQTERMARVRGMGEKAIEQLVLSGYKTVEDIANEKDLAKLGDVPGVGIKKARQLKSAAENYLVEEARLRAELNAERSSASSSPVEPAGA; from the coding sequence ATGCCCACGCCAGCCAATCCCAACATCAACCTCAACCTCGTCCTGGACCAGGTGGCCAAGGACAAGGGCATTGACCGGAGCGTGCTGATCTCCACGCTCGAGGACGCGATGACGACCGCGGCCAAGAAGCACTTTGGCCAGGAGCGCAGCCTCGAGGCCAAGTACGACGCCGACAAGGGCGTCGTGGAGCTCTTCCAGGCCATCACCGTGGTGGAGGCCATCACCGACCCCATCCAGGCGGTGAACCAGATTCCCCTCGACGAGGCCCACAAGAAGGGCATGGAAGTGGAGCCGGGCGACGAGCTCGTGTTCCAGATCTTCTACCGGGACGAGGACGCCGAGGAGGCCAAGGCCCAGGACAACCAGTACGGCGACATCCTGCGGCTCAAGACGTTCCGGCGGGGCTTCGGGCGCATCGCGGCCCAGACGGCCAAGCAGGTCATCCTGCAGCGCACCCGCGACGCCGAGCGCGAGAACGTCTTCAACGAGTACAAGGATCGGCGCAACGAGATCGTCACGGGCATCGCCCGCCGGTTCGAGCGCGGCAACATCATCGTGGACCTGGGCCGCGCGGAGGCGGTGCTGCCCGTGCGCGAGCAGGTGCCGCGCGAGACGTACCGCGCGGGCGATCGCGTGCAGGCCTACGTGCTGGACGTGCTGCGCGAGTCCAAGGGCCCGCAGATCGTCCTGAGCCGCGCCTCCGTCAACCTGCTCACCAAGCTCTTCGAGATGGAGGTGCCCGAGATCGCCGAGGGCATCGTGGTCATCGAGGCCGCCGCGCGCGAGCCGGGTGGCCGCGCGAAGATCGCCGTGTCCAGCCGGGACTCGGACGTGGATCCGGTGGGCGCGTGCGTGGGCATGAAGGGCAGCCGCGTGCAGGCCGTGGTGCAGGAGCTGCGCGGGGAGAAGATCGACATCGTCCCCTTCGACGAGGATCCCGCGCGCTTCGTGTGCTCGGCGCTCGCCCCGGCCGAGGTCAGCCGCGTCATCATCGACGAGGCCAACCACGCCATGGAACTCATCGTGCCGGATGACCAGTTGTCGCTGGCCATCGGCCGCCGGGGTCAGAACGTGCGCCTGGCCGCGCAGCTGACGGGCTGGAAGCTGGACATCAACAGCGAGAGCCGGGTGCGCGAGATGCGTGAGTTCGCCAACCGCTCGCTGGGCGCGCTGCCGGGCGTCAATGAGATGCTGGTGGAGACGCTCTACGCCCACGGCTTCCGTCAGGCCAAGGACATCGCCGAGGCCAATCCGGAGGTGCTGTCGCAGATTCCGGGCGTGGATCCCTCGCGCGTGCCGGCCATGCAGGAGGAGGCCCGCAAGCAGATGGGCCTGGACGCCACGGAGCTGTCGCGCATGGAGCGCGAGCGCGAGCAGGCCCGTCAGGCGGAGGCCCGCCGTCACCCGGACGAGCTCAGTCAGACCGAGCGCATGGCGCGCGTCCGGGGCATGGGCGAGAAGGCCATCGAGCAGCTGGTGCTCTCCGGTTACAAGACGGTGGAGGACATCGCCAACGAGAAGGACCTGGCCAAGCTCGGGGACGTGCCGGGCGTGGGCATCAAGAAGGCGCGTCAGCTCAAGAGCGCCGCGGAGAATTATCTGGTGGAGGAAGCCCGTCTGCGGGCGGAACTCAATGCTGAACGGAGTTCCGCTTCCTCCTCGCCTGTGGAGCCCGCGGGCGCTTAG
- the rimP gene encoding ribosome maturation factor RimP, with the protein MAENIKQTVEARAQAVLEPIVAGEGLELLEVEFVREHEGWVLRLFIDKPGGRVGLDECSQVSRAVDTVLDVEDLIPHEYNLEVSSPGVNRPLKKPVHYERVKGQRVKVKTFGPIGEPPRKNFTGTLTEVAADAIAVDVEGAGVFRIPFKDIAKANLEFEF; encoded by the coding sequence ATGGCGGAGAACATCAAGCAGACGGTGGAGGCGAGGGCACAGGCGGTGCTCGAGCCCATCGTTGCGGGCGAGGGGCTGGAACTCCTCGAGGTGGAGTTCGTCCGCGAGCATGAGGGCTGGGTCCTGCGCCTGTTCATCGACAAGCCCGGTGGACGGGTGGGCCTGGATGAGTGCTCGCAGGTCTCACGGGCGGTGGACACGGTGTTGGACGTGGAGGATTTGATTCCCCACGAGTACAACCTGGAGGTCTCCAGTCCCGGGGTGAACCGTCCCCTGAAGAAGCCCGTGCACTACGAGCGGGTGAAGGGCCAGCGGGTGAAGGTGAAGACCTTCGGGCCCATTGGGGAGCCGCCGCGCAAGAACTTCACCGGAACGCTCACCGAGGTGGCGGCCGACGCCATCGCCGTGGACGTGGAAGGAGCGGGTGTCTTCCGCATCCCCTTCAAGGACATCGCCAAGGCGAATCTGGAGTTCGAGTTCTAG
- a CDS encoding carbon-nitrogen hydrolase family protein gives MHLLAAAQMVSTADKAHNLDSAIRLVRRAADLGARLVGLPENFSWMGPEAERSAAAETLEGPTLSRMAEVARERRVTLLAGSILEQGAPGGRLYNTTVVLGPDGSRQAVYRKIHLFDVDVGDGTPYRESAAVAPGEDVVVTDTELGRLGLSICYDLRFPELYRRLAREGATLLAVPAAFTLMTGKDHWEVLLRARAIENQCYLFAPAQGGRHSAQRVTWGHAMVVDPWGLVTARASEGEGLAVAAVDPELLARIRRNLPCLQHRRLE, from the coding sequence ATGCACCTGCTCGCCGCTGCTCAGATGGTGTCCACCGCGGACAAGGCCCACAACCTCGATTCCGCCATCCGGCTCGTCCGAAGGGCGGCCGACCTGGGGGCCCGACTCGTGGGCCTGCCGGAGAATTTCTCCTGGATGGGGCCCGAGGCCGAACGCTCCGCCGCCGCCGAAACCCTCGAGGGACCCACGCTCTCGCGCATGGCCGAGGTGGCGCGCGAGCGGCGCGTGACGCTCCTGGCGGGCTCCATCCTGGAGCAGGGCGCGCCGGGAGGTCGCCTCTACAACACCACGGTCGTCCTGGGGCCGGATGGATCGCGCCAGGCGGTGTACCGCAAGATCCACCTGTTCGACGTGGACGTGGGCGACGGCACGCCCTATCGCGAGTCCGCGGCGGTGGCCCCGGGCGAGGACGTGGTCGTGACGGACACGGAGCTCGGGCGGCTGGGCCTGTCCATCTGCTACGACCTGCGCTTTCCCGAGCTCTACCGGCGCCTGGCGCGCGAGGGCGCCACGCTGCTCGCGGTGCCCGCGGCCTTCACCTTGATGACGGGCAAGGACCATTGGGAGGTCCTCCTGCGCGCGCGGGCCATCGAGAACCAGTGCTACCTCTTCGCTCCGGCCCAGGGCGGACGGCACTCGGCCCAGCGCGTCACCTGGGGCCACGCCATGGTGGTGGACCCCTGGGGCCTGGTGACGGCCCGGGCCTCGGAGGGCGAGGGACTGGCCGTGGCGGCGGTGGACCCCGAACTGCTCGCGCGCATCCGCCGGAATCTGCCCTGTCTGCAACACCGTCGGCTGGAGTGA
- a CDS encoding FecR family protein: protein MNSRWPPMMFALAFSTLGGGCPAEEKPAPPPVQHVPAAPLPVRRAQLKGLQGDVKVKRAAGDEWLPAQEGMALFENDKVRTVAGAGAQIVFTQGSMVSLGEDALISIAETRPRAGQQRTDLTVLKGRVDAELADPTHQSLSVTTPAATVRAGREIVFQ, encoded by the coding sequence GTGAACAGCCGCTGGCCCCCCATGATGTTCGCCCTCGCCTTCTCAACTCTTGGCGGGGGCTGCCCCGCAGAAGAAAAACCCGCTCCGCCGCCGGTCCAGCACGTGCCGGCCGCGCCACTTCCCGTGCGCCGCGCCCAGCTCAAGGGGCTGCAGGGAGACGTGAAGGTCAAACGCGCGGCGGGTGACGAATGGCTCCCCGCCCAGGAGGGCATGGCGCTCTTCGAGAACGACAAGGTGCGCACCGTGGCCGGCGCTGGAGCGCAGATCGTCTTCACGCAAGGCAGCATGGTGAGCCTGGGCGAGGACGCGTTGATCAGCATCGCGGAGACACGACCCCGGGCCGGACAACAACGCACGGACCTGACCGTCTTGAAGGGACGGGTGGACGCCGAACTGGCGGATCCCACCCACCAGTCCCTCTCGGTCACCACGCCCGCGGCCACCGTCCGGGCCGGAAGGGAGATCGTGTTCCAATGA
- a CDS encoding peptidoglycan-binding protein LysM, which produces MKASLLTALMMMTPASAQTRAERAPAHSREHAQTALDSARSSVAQSDPKSPRHGEAEAKLKEAEAHFHGARYEEAAQAADAAWKLLGERSAQPTKLSVMVDAKGTTVVKSESGRVSVEGGGVTEVLEDKDSVRVDKGQAPRRVLGAPFPTQPADKQRVSVKAAKKGLEPILISWRPVKGAERYEVELWSTGGEPGQRRVLPATSPQLQVPLTAGAYRWVVRALARDTRSEASAEQDFEVQEAPAKRIKLKVKPSPWK; this is translated from the coding sequence ATGAAGGCTTCCCTCCTGACCGCCCTGATGATGATGACGCCCGCCTCGGCCCAGACGCGCGCCGAGAGGGCCCCCGCGCACTCGCGAGAGCACGCCCAGACGGCACTGGACTCCGCGCGCAGCTCGGTGGCCCAGTCCGACCCCAAGTCGCCCCGGCACGGGGAAGCCGAGGCCAAGCTCAAGGAAGCCGAGGCCCACTTCCATGGCGCGCGCTACGAGGAGGCCGCCCAGGCCGCCGATGCCGCCTGGAAGCTGCTCGGCGAGCGCTCCGCCCAGCCCACCAAGCTCAGCGTGATGGTGGACGCCAAGGGCACCACCGTCGTGAAGAGTGAGTCCGGACGGGTCTCCGTGGAGGGTGGCGGCGTCACCGAGGTCCTCGAGGACAAGGACAGCGTGCGGGTGGACAAGGGTCAGGCGCCTCGCAGGGTGCTCGGAGCCCCCTTCCCCACCCAGCCGGCCGACAAGCAGCGCGTCAGCGTGAAGGCCGCCAAGAAGGGGCTCGAGCCCATCCTCATCTCCTGGCGGCCGGTGAAGGGCGCCGAGCGCTATGAGGTGGAGCTCTGGTCCACTGGGGGCGAGCCCGGCCAGCGGCGCGTCCTGCCCGCCACCAGCCCCCAGCTCCAGGTGCCACTCACCGCGGGAGCCTACCGCTGGGTCGTGCGCGCCCTGGCCCGCGACACGCGCTCCGAGGCCTCGGCCGAACAAGATTTCGAGGTGCAGGAAGCCCCGGCCAAACGCATAAAGCTCAAGGTGAAGCCCTCGCCGTGGAAGTAA